The Ptychodera flava strain L36383 chromosome 18, AS_Pfla_20210202, whole genome shotgun sequence sequence ATGTTGTACAGGAAGTAATGTCTCTTTAGAGAAATCCCAAATTGACAGCCCACCGGAAACAATGATGTCATCGATTCTCAGCTCTCACGCCAGCCAATCAGAGGCCTGAAGAATCTGTCAATGAAATGGCTTTGGGTACACACATGGTAAAGACAGCAAACATCATGGACGAGGGTCAAATATCCCCCACCGTTTTCTATCTCTATCGAATCAGTAGGCTCTGAGATCGTTCTTTGAAAACCAGCCTACACTGGAATATCGAGTCTAACTTTCCGACTAAACATGCGTTCGGTCACAGGTAGGAAATGTTAATCCGTATTAATCATTTTCCTTGATTCCGTCCCTTAAGCATTTAATCTGTCCTAGTAAGCTTGCCATCActatgtcattttgaaattttcacgaCGACTTTTTCAGAAATTCATGCAGATCAATATCATAGAAAGACATGTAACATGTAGTATGTCTGCACTGTGAATATTTCTCAATTATTAAAGAAAGACGGGAGATGCACAAAGGAGATGATCAATATACATGGccttttttttcgtaaaatctCTTTAATCTTTCTATTTACATTGTCAATCAACCGAATCCTATCTGCTCTCTCAgttcaccaatatttagacagtcAGGGCAATGCATTTGTTCGTTatcaaattcaaacaaaaaaaaaagttatgggattttgtcattgccactgGATTACGGACGCTGATATTAACCTTCATCATAACGTTGAAAGAGACCCAAGTTCAAAGTACAAGAAAGATGGCACAAAGTGGCAAGCTTGTCTGAGGTTTAACTTGACTCCACAGAAACAGTATTTTGAGAGTTGAAAAATATGGGGAGGACATCACAGTATGTAACTAAAAATGTCAGTGTCGTGTGATATAACGTAATGATATGCTTTATAATCTAAAAGATGCAATATATCCTCCTTGGCTGTATCTCGTAGACCATCAACATGTCGATGCATGAATTAGCGTCAGCGTTTTGACTGTGGGGGGTGTGGCCTTAGGCCTTCACATGGTCTTGGCTTGGCTGCTAGCTCTATACTGTCTAAAAGTGTTTGTCGAAACCTTGTCGGTCTAGGTGTGACCAAGGTGCATTTTTCACTTTCGCTGTGTGACATATGAGCTGGTAGACAACTTCTGACAGTGTTCCTCAAAGGTTTCACTCAGTCAGTTAGTGTGACTTGCTGATTTGAAACTCCAACACTGAGTGACAGCAGGTCTTCACTCGGGGTCAGTGGGGTCGACCTCAAAACTCAACACCTGTCTGAGTGTTTATGTATATATTAGTCCATCAATGGCACCGTATGGCAGCCACTTACCGACGGGCAAAATGGTAACACCGTAAATTCTGATTAGATGTGACATACAGGACCAGTGGAATCCACTGGTgacttcaaaagtttaaacagcCTAGGTGTGACGACCAGCATGCACGCTGTCAGTCTTGACGTAGTGACCACAAGGTGTATAAATTCACGTTGTCTCTGTGTCACTGCCGTGCAAGCTTTTCACACCTGAGTAGTGTATCTTAAGGCTCAAAACCTGTCTAGATACGACCGCAAGGGCACTGCACCGCCTCATCATGACCGCAAATATTCACGCTGCAGTGTGTGACAGAAAAGCTTTTACACACAAACATGTAGGTGTGATGTACTGTGAAGTGTTCACATTGTGTCACGTGTGACCACAAGATTTCACACAGCTCAAGTGCAATGACATGCATGCTGcgtctgtctgtgtatgtctGCGATATCAAACTCCATACCTGTCTCAATATAAAATCACAACAAGTCACATCTACATTGTATATTTGACCACAAAATGTCACACTAAAGTGTGACTGGCAGGCTTATGCATTGTCTGGATGGTTACTTCAAGGTCCCATAGTGTCTAGATGCTACTGCAAGGTCCATATACTGTCAGTATAAAACTGCAAGGTCCACGTACTGTCTAGGTGCGGATGTCAAACCTTGACTGTCTAGGTGTGCCTGTGTAATAGTCCTTTAGAGTTTATATAATGACCACAGGGCCTTCATACTGTCTGCAGTGTGGCTAAAATCCTTGGTGGTCTCAGTATGGGGGACCGCAGCAGGCCTTCAAATCATTAGAATGTGGAAGGTCCTTGATGGACTTCATATGGCTGTAGGCCCTCATACCAATGAAAGGTAGCCTTCAAATCTGTTCAGATGGATAACAAATTAGCTTACTCAGCATATACCACTTCAAACCATCACGCTATCAAAGTGTACTGGAAACTATACATGTATTGAATGCATCCTTccaagtgtgtgtgtgtgtgtgtttgatgtCACTGGCCGTCTTTCCGTGGTGGATTTGATTTAAACGGACTTCCTTTCCGGACATAGATAAGCCCTGTGAGAAAGGACGTTTCCCAATGTCACTGGAGTGTCATTGACTTTTAATCAGCTGTGTACTTGATAAGCACGTATCAAGTTCAATGTTAGCCTTAACCACATAAGTATCATGTTTCCTCATTCGTGGTACATTGCTGGCTTTTTTTTTTTCCGCCGGAATGTTAAACATCTCCCCAGTGTTGAAAAGTATTTTCCCGCACTGAGCTTCATTGGCACTGCATGTAAGTGTCTCTCATTATGTTTCAATCCCCGACTCTAATGATAGTTATGAAAATGGTCTGTTTACCCCTCAAAATTTGTACAGCAGTTATCATACCACTGTTAATTTTCAGAAaaccagtgattttttaaagtggATAGTAAGTCAACTGGGAAGCAAGTGTTACAGTAAGATGTTCCATATGAGATTATtcaattatgaaaatttgtgaCGAACAAGTTATCAATATGTTCTTTTATAAAAATGAtgcttttaaaatttcatgGAGATAATTTTGGTAGATATTCCTTGTATTGGTCAGTATAATATACCTTTACAAATTCAATGTCACAGGCAGCCTGTTGAAAACGAGAAAACGCTACACGCTGAAATTCTTGAAAGCTGTTATTTTTCACCGGGAGAGCAGGTGATGGAAGTACAAATATTTATGAGAAGCTGATGGGTCTTCCTGTTTGCGTTTAACATTATTGATGGTTATCACGACCACAGACCAAAGGAAACTGGCTATGATGACTGAATTCCAGATACACAGTCAATTCATGCGTCGAGGCAAAATCAATCAGGGATGTGGAATGCTATCAGAATATCACGTGttttaatattgaaaacaaCAGAAACATTTAAACACGTCAGAAGTCATGGACCCTTTGAGTggcaaagtctatttttgtcccctttataaaataaaccccagtcaatgtgtctctgatttttgtcaaaattttgagaaaaatctgtagcaaatgaaatgtgatgtccatttggtccaaaattatcaaaaaaattacagaaaaattcataaaaattggtaaaattttgctgcactaaaattttggcgggagaagaTAACAGCGCTCAACGGGTTAAAGTGAGCTGATATGAGAATGGAAATTAATGACCTGCATTAACCATATATATCATCTCTGTACATCTGTCCACCTACCCAGTTTGAAACAACGAGAATCTGCCAAAAATTGTGTTGTGAAAGGATTAAAGATAATCAACAAGATCTGAAgactttttaaacatttttatatgGATTGTTACTTTCTCGACCTctacaattttgtcaaatggctttgaaattttcaagttccctAAAATGTTTTTGGTCGTTCCAACCAATAACTTGCTGTGAatacattttgtcatatttagttggaaatttttttttcctcagaTGATTTTGCAAATACCTGTattatgtgttttgtttgttgtatcAAGTCTTGTTTATTCATGCTTGCAATCAAACGTAACAACAGTGTTAGatttttctgaatgattttgTGAGGAAAATCTTCAGACAATCTGATCTAGTTTTCTTAGTATTTAATTCACGCCTTGCCAAAGCTATTTAGTTTGTGACACTAATTTAACgtcatctttaaatttattactAGCAAGATCAAATTATTCTCACTATTGCACTAGAACTTTACCAAATGCTAGGTAGGTTATTTTTCTTCTCTTCCTCAAACCCTGATGGATCGATTAtctgtttcaaaatattgacgtcAGTCAAACACGATGGTGTCACCACACGTGAGGGAGCGAGCTGTTTTATAAGTGACCCTTAATTTGTTTACATCCGTCATAACGAATGTTAAATGTAGCCTACTGCAGACACTGTACTTAAATCTGTTTTCAAGGTCAGATCTAAGAAATCTGACTTTCAAGgctttaaaatgtttaatgTCTCCACTTTAGAAATCATATTATAATTGTTTTGGTGTGATCGTCGCATTTAACGTACATCAGTGGATAGATTTAAAAGTCAAAGTAATATGATAAAGAAAAAGATTTGTGTTCAGAATTTCCTTCAATGCAAACTTTGGAGATGGCAGAGTGTATACATAGCATGGTGTGTACATAGCGGATGGTGTGGGCCCCAATGCCAGCTTCTCTACACGTCATTAGAGAGTTCTATTACTAGCTCTATGGAATGTGAATTAATATTGAACGCATAGCATGCTGTCTGTACACTGCTGTCAGCATTGGTTGCGTCTCTCTCTTTTGGTGTCTGGTTACACTTCAGAATCTGGACATGTTTTTTTGAGCTGCGACATAATGTggtttttttttccagaatTTGTTTATATAACAGCTCTTGGCAATATTTGATTTGGCCAAATCAAGTTATGATTTTGCATCTGTCTGAGTCGTAGATCAAGTGGAACTTTTTCCTTTTCCTGTGTGGtagctacaattttttttttcttctcttctgCTGGTTGTTTCAGCATTGCCATGAATAGAGAGCATGTGAGGCCGGAGGCTTCTGGTGGTCATCTTCTAAGCAAGACATCTTCGGAAGCACCGCTATGGTTCCATGGTCTTCTAGTCAGAGAGGCAGCCGAGGCACTACTTCTTAAGTGTCCCAACTCCAAGGCAGGACTCTACCTGGTCAGGCAAAGTAACAACCGGGGAGGTAAGTCCAGCGAtctttttgttctgaatttcacATCTCTGTGTGTACGAAAAAAGATGATCAATTTACTTTGACCATTCACAATCACTGATTATTTAATAACCTATGAGGCACACAACTAACTTACCGACAAAGCTGGTTGTACTCACCAGTATGTCGTACATAGACCAACCCAGTGATATATTTTCCTCAAAAATTGCCTGAATTATTGATTGAGTAAGCTGTTTGGCTACCGCATGATAAATTTATACCGTTGCAGATTCGAACTGAATATTTTACGCAATATCATTGCTGCAGTGACCAataatattttttgacaaattttttccaaggagaTTGTTTTTGCATCAAGGCCTGTTCTATAGTGCCACTCAAGAGTTATAAtagtattttaaaaataaataaatttcatgGAGTGTTGTTACTAGAACTATAGTTCCATCAGGAAAGTTGATTTCCAATTTTAAGAAATACTAAATATCAAGCAAAATGGTAAAAAAAGTGATTTATCTATAGATGGTATTagtgtatctttcttttttaaattcagCTTCACTAAGATTAGTCGTGAAAACTTGACTAAATCATTATGAAGTGTGTATTTACTGATAATTTATTTCAGTTGGCCTTTTGTGACCTAATGATGAACAGAATACTGGAAATTGCCAACAaagttcaaagttgacattgttGCTAGGGAAATGCTCTGCGACCTCCCGTGTTGAGCATTTTCCAAAAATCTGAGCTGTCTGTCCTTGtgcaaataaaatcataaaatatataGCTAACCCGTGCAACCTATGATTCATTTATTCTCAGTAATGACAATCTCAACATGCATGTCAATAATGTTGAAttgatatttattaattttattttccccatctTGTAGGTCGTTTTGTTATTTCCGTGTGTACTTCTGAGCATGTCAACCACTACTTGATCGAGACTTTGGAATCAATGTTCTACGTGAAACGAGACAGCAGCCAGGACAGGGGTCAGGATATCCAAGCCAGGGATCTTAGTCACCTGCTGCAGTGTTACACTCAGAATCCACTGGATTCATCAGGTAAGAGAGCAGTTTACCATTATCCCGGTGTGGTACAAGGCGTGGTTGCCAGGAGACGGGTGATTGACAGTCACTGCCAGGGTGATAAAATTGTAGATGATTGACGATTGAGGTGTTTGAGTAGATGGAAATGGAAAAGCTAGATTATTCAACAGAGTAACAGTCACCTTagaaaacacacatacacacacacacacacacacacacacacacacacacacacacacacacacacaacaaattatTGAAAGGCTGTTGAGGTGTTAGAAGCAGTGACATAGGAAGGAAGGAAAATAAAGTGACAATATGAGtcaaaatattgaattattGACAATTACAAGTAATCAAATTTGGGCTAATTTTATAGTTAAAGTCAAATTTGATAATCACAGATGAACCTGTATTTGCGTTAAGATTGTGAATTGCAAAGTCATCAAACTTGCAGAACTGATGACTCagcatattttgaatgacaggTCTTGGTTTTGTggtgatattttgaatgtaaaacTTTCAGTACTGATGGAACTTACAATCAGCCAATAGATAAGAGAAACGCTAATTGTATCAGACTTTAAAGATGTCAAATCTGAATTGTACACATCTGTTCATCTCTTCAGTCCgatacttttattaatttttgacatCTGTCAATCATAATCAAATGTCACAAATTGACAGCTATccaattttgaagaataaaCTTTAATGATGCAATTGACCTATTTCATTCTATGGTCGGTAAttatagaaattttttttttccccccCAATCATCACAGGGTTGAAGCTAGTCACGCCACTGATGAGGACAACACCCGTCAAAACCAGCGTTTCACTGACGGCCAAGTCAGAGAGCAAGAAAAACCACAACTACATACCGCTGTACGCCGACGAGCGTGAGGTGATTGCAATCCAAGACTTTGAAACTGATGACCTCCAAATGCTGCCGTTTATGAAGGGCGAGGTATTGACCTTGCTGCATAAAGAGTCCAACAGATGGTGGTACGCCTACAACGACAACAGGCAGATGGGATTCATTCCCGCTGCGTATGTGCGAAAGTTGTCAGAGTCGGAGAAAGGCAAGATGGGGTATGCCAACCCCCTGTACAGTGACAATGATGAGAACAGTGCGTCCAGGAAGGAGCCTTTCCACAAGCAGGGTCAGGATTATCCGGAGAGCTTCCAGGAATTCAAGTTCAAGGATGATCTCAGCTCAGCACAGTCAGATTTGGACTTGACCGTTGAAGAACTGCAGTTAGAATTTTACCGCGAAAAGTTTGCCAAGGACGACATTTATGTATCCAGCGAGTATATTACAAGTTTTCTCAGGGCTACGGAACACATTAAACTTGCTAAGATGCAAAAATCGTACGATAAGAGAATAGCCAATCAGAAAGCTGCACTGAAAAACCCGCTCTTTAAGAGACAATCAGCGTTTGACAGATTTGGATTGACGCCGCCATCAGTACGAAGGGATTTAAAACCACGGATACACAAACCGTTACCTCCCACGCCGGAAGACAGTCCGAGGACTGCGAGGAAGATATCGCCGTCGGAACCTATAGACTATGCAACAGATGACAGCAAGGAAGCAACGAATAGCTACCATTTTCTTGCGGACTGTTCCTCAGGACTCAGCTCATCACTGTAACTCAACTGTGTTGACCTCTGAACTTTGAGTGACTGTTGACCTCTGGTCCTTGGACCCCTGTTTAGGGAACATGTTAGGCCCTCACTATTACAAGCAAAAGCACTATATTTCGGTCGTGTCACATGCTTGTTACCGTAGATACAAGTGAGCCCAAGCAGTCCATAACTTTGTGCATTTTTTTGCCAAATCTCACACGGGTAACACAGTTGGTCCTCAGTGATGTTAAGGTCATACTGTTCCCTTGTAAAAGCTACCTCCATAAGATTTAACACTCCTTGAATGAGCTTCATTTATATGACGCTACATTCATTGAGTGAGCTGCATTGTTAAGTTACTGTATTCATTTGTGGTGTTCATTGAGCAAGGCACCTCGGCAAGACCCAATGCTGATTGAGTGACCTGCATTGGTAAGATCCAACAATCAATAATGTGCAACTCTCATTGAACGAACTGCACTGGTAATGTGCAACTTTCATTGATGGAGCTGTATTGTTAGGATACAATATTCATTGAATGAGCTGCATTGATAAGAACAATATTCATTAAATGAGCTTGGTAAGATGCAACATTCATTGAATGAAATGCATCAATTGGTAAGATGTGACCTTTATGGAGTGAGCTGTCCCAGTAACATGCAACTCTCATCGAGCAAGCTGTCTTTGCCAGATGCAGCATTCATTGAATGAACTGCATCAGCAAGCGGCAACTCTCATTGAGTGAGCTGCCTGTGCAAGGTGCAGCATTCATTGAATGAACTGCATCTGTGATATACAACTCTCATTGCATGGGCTGCATCAGTGAGATACGTCCTCCAAGCAGTTCATCTCCACTTTTTCACTTCATAGACAACACGTACATGTCAACTCAAATCCTAAATCAGGCATCTGCAAGACTCTCTGAGCTAACTCAATTGAAAAAGGAATATCTTTAACCTTATTGTAAGTGAACACTGCTCTGTTTTATATTTATCGTATTCTCTGTCCGTTTGGTTGATCTATTGATTGTATCTTATTCTAAAGAACTCACTCtcaaatttaaagggacattagctgtatcCTTTCGATAACTTTTTCATGATTTACGTTCTGTGAACGTTTTCCTCATCTCCCCAAACCATGTTGAAATGCTGAGTATTAGCTTTGTAAACACAGTGCATCATGTAGTGCAGTGTCATTGTTGACGAACGGATTCCAGTCTGGACTGGGAGTCGTTTGTCAATAATAAAATTGGACATAACACTGAttcacactgtgttgacaagttgaataccaGGTATTTTTTTACATGATTCAGGGAGTAAACGAGAATCTTTCTCACAggcagaacaaaaatactggaaaatgaATTAAACTCACTGCTGATAGAAGGTTGAGCCTACAGTACaagtaaacataattttatttcagtgaAGGGGACAAATCCCATGTATAATCCCTTCAAGATGTGGTATATCCATGTTAATCTTTTTCATCATGTTGATCTCATAACCCGTtcgccaccatggtttggtccaatgccattgtt is a genomic window containing:
- the LOC139117040 gene encoding uncharacterized protein isoform X2, with product MNREHVRPEASGGHLLSKTSSEAPLWFHGLLVREAAEALLLKCPNSKAGLYLVRQSNNRGGRFVISVCTSEHVNHYLIETLESMFYVKRDSSQDRGQDIQARDLSHLLQCYTQNPLDSSGLKLVTPLMRTTPVKTSVSLTAKSESKKNHNYIPLYADEREVIAIQDFETDDLQMLPFMKGEVLTLLHKESNRWWYAYNDNRQMGFIPAAYVRKLSESEKGKMGYANPLYSDNDENSASRKEPFHKQGQDYPESFQEFKFKDDLSSAQSDLDLTVEELQLEFYREKFAKDDIYVSSEYITSFLRATEHIKLAKMQKSYDKRIANQKAALKNPLFKRQSAFDRFGLTPPSVRRDLKPRIHKPLPPTPEDSPRTARKISPSEPIDYATDDSKEATNSYHFLADCSSGLSSSL
- the LOC139117040 gene encoding uncharacterized protein isoform X1 encodes the protein MTREYISIAMNREHVRPEASGGHLLSKTSSEAPLWFHGLLVREAAEALLLKCPNSKAGLYLVRQSNNRGGRFVISVCTSEHVNHYLIETLESMFYVKRDSSQDRGQDIQARDLSHLLQCYTQNPLDSSGLKLVTPLMRTTPVKTSVSLTAKSESKKNHNYIPLYADEREVIAIQDFETDDLQMLPFMKGEVLTLLHKESNRWWYAYNDNRQMGFIPAAYVRKLSESEKGKMGYANPLYSDNDENSASRKEPFHKQGQDYPESFQEFKFKDDLSSAQSDLDLTVEELQLEFYREKFAKDDIYVSSEYITSFLRATEHIKLAKMQKSYDKRIANQKAALKNPLFKRQSAFDRFGLTPPSVRRDLKPRIHKPLPPTPEDSPRTARKISPSEPIDYATDDSKEATNSYHFLADCSSGLSSSL